One genomic window of Solanum dulcamara chromosome 12, daSolDulc1.2, whole genome shotgun sequence includes the following:
- the LOC129877825 gene encoding CRIB domain-containing protein RIC10 yields MLITFIYQNYLEEGNGKCKAKGRRISFLFSFHIFLHGITVALIRFFGLGFIVSSMGNKMKGIIKGFKYMFNNFAVKERELEIGCPTDVKHVAHIGWDGQSGNAPSWMNQFKKGPDFAAASIGNSGSSLSPWTSQGVGESNGTQSTSEINKDGPTNKEANVKKQRRRKSTKSSSSSRAAKSKAKYVEGQSKQRNIEVA; encoded by the exons atGCTTATCACATttatatatcaaaattatttgGAAGAAGGTAATGGAAAATGCAAGGCCAAGGGAAGGAGAATTagctttcttttttcctttcacATCTTTTTGCATGGTATCACCGTCGCTCTAATAAG GTTTTTTGGCTTGGGTTTTATAGTTTCTTCCATGGGAAACAAGATGAAGGGGATCATCAAAGGATTCAAATATATGTTTAATAATTTTG CCGTGAAGGAGAGGGAGTTGGAGATTGGATGTCCGACTGATGTTAAACATGTGGCACATATTGGTTGGGATGGCCAATCTGGCAATGCACCAAGTTGG ATGAATCAATTCAAGAAAGGGCCTGATTTTGCAGCAGCTTCTATTGGTAATTCTGGTTCTTCCTTATCTCCCTGGACTTCTCAAG GAGTTGGAGAGTCAAATGGAACGCAATCAACATCTGAGATAAACAAGGACGGACCGACAAATAAGGAGGCTAATGTTAAGAAACAGAGGAGGAGGAAGTCAACAAAATCTAGTTCATCATCAAGAGCAGCCAAATCAAAGGCTAAATATGTAGAAGGACAATCCAAACAAAGAAATATAGAAGTGGCTTAA
- the LOC129875832 gene encoding uncharacterized protein LOC129875832: MEPFQDSDKIEEYRRRLGIEQAMANISGKIWAFVEDIFDFYVIMDHQQHLTIKLRIRGSQEEMLVSLVYAKCTQYERMELWESMEDLSTSVNIPWMIGGDFNAITSEEEKFGGLPATIKEIMDFRGCIQNCGISDLGYSGNKFTWWNGQNGEDCIFKRLDRCLGNQLLQIKYPSIDIKHLIRSGSDHAHMLISYTGDNRSIKKTV, encoded by the coding sequence ATGGAACCTTTTCAAGACTCAGACAAGATAGAGGAATATAGAAGAAGACTGGGTATAGAACAAGCAATGGCTAATATATCCGGTAAAATTTGGGCTTTTGTGGAAGATATATTTGACTTCTATGTAATAATGGACCATCAACAGCATTTAACTATTAAATTAAGAATTAGAGGAAGTCAAGAGGAGATGCTAGTATCACTAGTGTATGCAAAGTGTACTCAATATGAAAGAATGGAGCTGTGGGAATCAATGGAGGATTTATCTACCTCAGTTAATATTCCATGGATGATTGGGGGTGATTTTAATGCAATCACTTCAGAAGAAGAGAAATTTGGAGGCCTTCCAGCAACCATCAAGGAAATTATGGACTTTAGAGGCTGCATTCAAAACTGTGGAATATCAGACTTGGGATATAGTGGCAACAAATTTACTTGGTGGAATGGACAAAATGGTGAGGACTGTATTTTCAAGAGATTGGATAGATGTTTGGGTAATCAACTGTTACAAATAAAATACCCTAGTATTGATATCAAACATCTGATCAGGAGTGGTTCAGATCATGCTCATATGTTAATCTCTTACACTGGAGataatagaagcataaaaaaaaCCGTTTAA